A single Desulfovibrio piger DNA region contains:
- a CDS encoding YcaO-like family protein, protein MPVIPEGIAYAYTHETTQATTGYFSCRPPASLTLPQALARLEATPFDDFLRQHCLRQLSGRPPEEIRNLADELYDRETDSFRRMGLAGLLLECSLLVPALARCCDGFPEDALQRLTLSSSLIYLRAASRKDFGLMQAWSARFADNIARHHMLPHWEELELELPYSEEELEVCREGLRARAGLLAREHARMQAEDLPRRERRPAQETYEQAVNALLENDVLAGQEMRHQASLSPIALLRSWKVDLAVDCGRMRHSLRGEATAYGRGLSLAAARASYAMEIVERASSYVSVARTGERSFEVTNRRRPMPLIHASCAKLRSQGKDFLPLSALPLETPFEDYVPLYWLEARDPAGKAVLVPAQAVFLFCNLDEQSLFLAGGSTGLASGNTEAEARLAALTEIVERDAEATTPFRREGCFVLKSRDERLQALLDDYAARGIQIQFQDITTELGVPAYRCFVMSRRGEVAQATGANLCGSRAALAALTEVPWPYPYGEPTGPALGGLPVRWLEDLPDYSLPSAEASCTLLERTLCAQGRTPLYVDISRKDLDMPVVRALVPGLELTADFDRFSRPSLRLLARYTARWQK, encoded by the coding sequence ATGCCCGTGATCCCCGAAGGCATCGCCTATGCCTATACCCACGAGACGACCCAGGCCACGACCGGCTATTTTTCCTGCCGGCCGCCCGCATCCCTGACCCTGCCCCAGGCGCTGGCCCGCCTGGAGGCCACGCCCTTTGACGATTTTTTGCGCCAGCACTGCCTGCGCCAGCTGAGCGGCCGTCCGCCGGAAGAGATCAGGAACCTGGCCGATGAGCTCTACGACCGCGAGACGGACAGCTTCCGGCGCATGGGGCTTGCCGGCCTGCTGCTGGAATGTTCGCTGCTGGTGCCCGCGCTGGCCCGTTGCTGCGACGGCTTTCCCGAGGATGCCCTGCAGCGCCTGACGCTGTCGTCCTCCTTGATCTATCTGCGCGCCGCCAGCCGGAAGGATTTCGGCCTCATGCAGGCCTGGAGCGCCCGTTTTGCCGACAATATCGCCCGGCACCACATGCTGCCGCACTGGGAAGAGCTGGAGCTGGAGCTGCCCTACAGCGAAGAGGAACTGGAGGTCTGCCGCGAAGGGCTGCGGGCCCGGGCCGGGCTGCTGGCACGGGAACATGCCCGCATGCAGGCGGAAGACCTGCCGCGCCGTGAGCGCCGTCCGGCACAGGAGACCTACGAGCAGGCCGTCAATGCCCTGCTGGAGAACGATGTCCTGGCCGGTCAGGAGATGCGGCATCAGGCCTCGCTGTCTCCCATCGCGCTGCTGCGCTCCTGGAAGGTGGATCTGGCCGTGGATTGCGGCCGCATGCGCCACAGCCTGCGTGGCGAGGCCACGGCCTACGGGCGCGGCCTTTCCCTGGCGGCGGCCCGGGCCTCCTATGCCATGGAGATCGTGGAGCGCGCCAGCAGCTATGTGAGCGTGGCCCGTACCGGCGAGCGCTCCTTCGAGGTGACGAACCGCCGCCGGCCCATGCCGCTGATCCATGCCTCCTGCGCCAAACTGCGCTCGCAGGGCAAGGACTTCCTGCCCCTGTCGGCCCTGCCGCTGGAAACACCGTTCGAGGACTATGTGCCCCTGTACTGGCTGGAGGCCCGCGATCCTGCCGGCAAGGCCGTGCTGGTGCCCGCGCAGGCGGTCTTCCTCTTCTGCAATCTGGACGAGCAGTCCCTGTTCCTGGCCGGTGGCTCCACGGGCCTGGCTTCCGGCAACACCGAGGCCGAAGCCCGGCTGGCGGCGCTCACGGAGATCGTGGAGCGTGACGCCGAGGCCACCACGCCCTTCAGGCGCGAGGGCTGCTTCGTGCTCAAGAGCCGCGACGAGCGATTGCAGGCCCTGCTGGACGATTACGCGGCCCGCGGCATCCAGATCCAGTTCCAGGACATCACCACGGAGCTGGGCGTGCCGGCCTACCGCTGTTTCGTCATGAGCCGCCGTGGTGAGGTGGCGCAGGCCACGGGCGCCAACCTGTGCGGCAGCCGGGCCGCGCTGGCGGCCCTGACCGAAGTGCCCTGGCCCTATCCCTATGGCGAACCGACGGGGCCTGCTCTGGGCGGTCTGCCGGTGCGCTGGCTGGAAGACCTGCCCGATTACAGCCTGCCGTCGGCCGAAGCCTCCTGCACGCTGCTGGAAAGGACGCTGTGCGCCCAGGGCCGTACGCCCCTGTATGTGGACATCTCCCGCAAGGATCTGGACATGCCCGTGGTGCGCGCCCTGGTCCCCGGTCTGGAGCTCACCGCCGACTTCGACCGCTTCTCCCGGCCCTCGCTGCGCCTGCTGGCCCGCTACACGGCCCGCTGGCAGAAGTAG
- a CDS encoding branched-chain amino acid ABC transporter permease, translated as MTLDMFLQHCFNALTLGSLYALIAIGYTMVYGILRLINFAHGDILMVGAYFVFFGTFAFGWPWGVAAIIAILGASLLGVVVERVAYRPLRDAPRISALISAIAVSFFIESLAVVVFTGQPRPVLQPDWLLSVWQFGDVRILKLTAFVPVMTIVLVALLLYIVHHTKPGLAMRAISKDIETTRLLGVRVDNIIAFTFFIGSALAAASGIMWALRYPQVHPYMGIMPGLKAFIAAVFGGIGSIPGAVIGGVALGFVEIMTVAFMPELSGFRDAFAFILLVLVLVFKPTGLLGERMEEKI; from the coding sequence ATGACCCTTGACATGTTTTTGCAGCACTGTTTCAACGCCTTGACGCTAGGCTCGCTCTACGCGCTGATCGCCATTGGCTACACCATGGTCTACGGCATTCTGCGCCTGATCAACTTTGCCCACGGCGACATCCTGATGGTCGGGGCTTACTTCGTTTTTTTCGGCACTTTCGCCTTTGGCTGGCCCTGGGGCGTGGCCGCCATCATCGCCATCCTCGGCGCCAGCCTGCTGGGGGTGGTGGTGGAACGCGTGGCCTACCGGCCCTTGCGTGACGCGCCCAGGATCTCGGCGCTCATCAGCGCCATCGCCGTCTCCTTCTTCATCGAGAGCCTGGCCGTGGTGGTCTTCACGGGCCAGCCCCGGCCCGTGCTGCAGCCCGACTGGCTGCTCTCTGTCTGGCAGTTCGGTGACGTGCGCATCCTCAAGCTCACGGCCTTCGTGCCGGTCATGACCATCGTGCTGGTGGCGCTTTTGCTCTACATCGTGCACCATACCAAGCCCGGTCTGGCCATGCGCGCCATCTCCAAGGATATCGAGACCACGCGTCTTTTGGGGGTGCGGGTGGACAACATCATCGCCTTCACCTTCTTCATCGGTTCCGCCCTGGCCGCCGCATCGGGCATCATGTGGGCCCTGCGCTATCCGCAGGTGCATCCCTACATGGGCATCATGCCCGGCCTCAAGGCCTTCATCGCGGCCGTGTTCGGCGGCATCGGCTCCATCCCCGGCGCCGTTATCGGCGGCGTGGCCCTGGGTTTCGTGGAAATCATGACCGTGGCCTTCATGCCGGAGCTTTCGGGCTTCCGTGATGCATTCGCCTTCATCCTGCTGGTGCTGGTGCTTGTGTTCAAGCCCACGGGCCTGCTGGGCGAGCGCATGGAGGAGAAGATCTAA
- a CDS encoding ABC transporter ATP-binding protein → MLKIRDLYVRYGGIEAVQGVSLDIRRGSIVTLVGANGAGKSSIIRSIAGLNKNISGEILLTRKEGDQPVSLIGLKPEEMVRRGISLSPEGRRILPHLTVVENLRLGAYSRTDKDGINEDIERVYALFPRLKERHWQKGGTLSGGEQQMLAVGRALMSRPDMIMLDEPSLGLAPLLVKEIFNIIRRINEDGMTVLLVEQNAFAALSVAHYAYILEVGRVVLEGTGQELLENPKVKEAYLGG, encoded by the coding sequence ATGCTGAAAATCAGGGATCTTTACGTTCGTTACGGCGGCATCGAGGCCGTGCAGGGTGTCAGCCTGGACATCAGGCGCGGCAGCATCGTCACGCTGGTGGGCGCCAACGGCGCGGGCAAGAGCAGCATCATCCGCTCCATCGCCGGCCTGAACAAGAACATCAGCGGCGAGATCTTGCTGACCCGCAAGGAAGGCGACCAGCCTGTCTCCCTCATCGGCCTCAAACCCGAGGAGATGGTGCGCCGGGGCATCTCGCTTTCGCCGGAAGGCCGCCGCATCCTGCCCCATCTGACCGTGGTGGAGAACCTGCGTCTGGGCGCCTATTCGCGCACCGACAAGGACGGCATCAATGAAGACATCGAGCGCGTCTATGCCCTGTTCCCCCGCCTGAAGGAACGCCACTGGCAGAAGGGCGGCACGCTCTCCGGCGGCGAGCAGCAGATGCTGGCCGTGGGCCGCGCGCTCATGAGCCGCCCGGACATGATCATGCTCGACGAGCCGTCGCTGGGTCTGGCCCCGCTGCTGGTCAAGGAGATCTTCAACATCATCCGCCGCATCAACGAGGACGGCATGACCGTGCTGCTGGTGGAGCAGAACGCGTTCGCGGCTCTTTCCGTGGCCCATTACGCCTACATCCTCGAAGTGGGCCGCGTGGTGCTGGAAGGCACCGGCCAGGAACTGCTGGAGAATCCCAAGGTCAAGGAAGCCTATCTGGGCGGCTAG
- the dsdC gene encoding DNA-binding transcriptional regulator DsdC: MTLSDSKNRQRSRSIARVLNDDASLINIKTFAIAARYMSFKAAARHLGLTSGAVSHRIARLEKELGFPLFNRLTRAVSLTPEGERLRDVYLNAFQKIYEEITQLLQDDFSSLTIYAAPSLALAWLIPQLNDFQQRYPSMQLHVRTGNAPIDFHGDSTVDVALYYAESHVSGLTSRKFMDEATLPVCSPRYARQHDLTGHPENLPACTLLHDSAAWHYAATTAEWQEWADRNHVDISNCLNFITFDHTYGASVAASHGLGVALGRCTLIAPLLEEQKLVTPFPDLPPTTAYRSYYAAWPRHTSPSPKLQGFLDWLEEKGQQSNAALERLMRV; encoded by the coding sequence GTGACGCTTTCCGACAGCAAAAACCGTCAGCGTTCCCGCAGCATCGCCCGCGTCCTCAACGATGACGCCAGCCTCATCAACATCAAGACCTTCGCCATCGCGGCCCGCTACATGAGCTTCAAGGCCGCGGCCCGGCACCTGGGCCTGACCTCCGGCGCTGTCAGCCACCGCATCGCCCGTCTGGAAAAGGAACTGGGCTTTCCCCTGTTCAACCGCCTGACCCGTGCCGTTTCCCTGACGCCGGAAGGCGAACGCCTGCGCGACGTCTACCTCAACGCCTTCCAGAAGATCTACGAAGAGATCACCCAGCTGCTGCAGGACGACTTCAGCTCCCTGACCATCTATGCCGCCCCCAGTCTGGCCCTGGCCTGGCTCATCCCCCAGCTCAACGATTTCCAGCAGCGCTATCCTTCCATGCAGCTGCATGTGCGCACCGGCAACGCCCCCATCGATTTCCACGGGGATTCCACGGTGGATGTGGCCCTTTACTATGCCGAAAGCCACGTCAGCGGCCTGACCTCGCGCAAGTTCATGGACGAGGCCACCCTGCCCGTCTGCTCGCCCCGATACGCGCGGCAGCATGACCTGACCGGCCATCCCGAGAACCTGCCCGCCTGCACCCTGCTCCATGACTCCGCGGCCTGGCACTATGCCGCCACCACGGCCGAATGGCAGGAATGGGCCGACAGGAACCATGTGGACATCTCCAACTGCCTGAACTTCATCACCTTCGACCATACCTACGGCGCTTCCGTGGCCGCCAGCCACGGTCTGGGCGTGGCCCTGGGCCGCTGCACCCTCATCGCTCCCCTGCTGGAGGAACAAAAGCTGGTCACGCCCTTCCCCGACCTGCCGCCCACGACCGCCTACCGCTCCTACTACGCCGCCTGGCCCCGCCATACCAGCCCTTCCCCCAAGCTGCAGGGTTTCCTGGACTGGCTGGAAGAAAAGGGACAGCAGAGCAACGCCGCCCTAGAGCGTCTGATGCGCGTCTAG
- a CDS encoding ABC transporter substrate-binding protein yields the protein MKLGKIVGLALMALTLGLAGQSLAAEPIKIGVYLPLTGQNAFGGQLELEGVQLALKEMPEVLGRPIELVVVDNKSDKVEAANAVKRLVERDKVVALIGTYGSSLAMAGAEVAEKAKVPGVGTSCTSPLVTQGKKYYFRACFIDPYQGAAAATYAYENLGLRKAAVLMDMTNDYAVGLSSFFTRSFKKLGGEVVANLKYSSGDQDFTAQLTELIAKKPEIVFMPAYFAEGAIIMKQARELGATFRLMGADAMDNPDTVKLAGKAAEGFLHTTFPYDAKMPNMSAEAKKFTEAWNKAYPEKETNVNGALGYNCLFLIVDAIKRGNSADPAAITKALAQTKDLVTPLGTLTINASHDAEMPVGIIEYKDGKRVYLTEVTPK from the coding sequence ATGAAACTGGGCAAAATCGTTGGCTTGGCGCTGATGGCTCTGACCCTGGGGCTGGCCGGCCAGTCCCTGGCTGCCGAACCCATCAAGATCGGCGTGTACCTGCCTCTGACCGGCCAGAACGCCTTTGGCGGCCAGCTTGAGCTGGAAGGTGTGCAGCTGGCCCTGAAGGAGATGCCTGAAGTGCTGGGCCGCCCCATTGAGCTGGTTGTGGTGGACAACAAGTCCGACAAGGTGGAAGCCGCCAACGCCGTCAAACGCCTGGTGGAACGCGACAAGGTCGTGGCCCTGATCGGCACCTACGGTTCCTCCCTGGCCATGGCCGGTGCCGAAGTGGCCGAAAAGGCCAAGGTGCCCGGCGTGGGCACTTCCTGCACCAGCCCCCTGGTGACCCAGGGCAAGAAGTACTACTTCCGTGCCTGCTTCATCGACCCCTACCAGGGCGCCGCCGCCGCCACCTATGCCTATGAGAACCTGGGCCTGCGCAAGGCCGCCGTGCTCATGGACATGACCAACGACTACGCCGTGGGCCTGTCCAGCTTCTTCACCCGCTCCTTCAAGAAGCTGGGTGGCGAAGTGGTGGCCAACCTCAAGTACAGCTCCGGTGACCAGGACTTCACCGCCCAGCTCACCGAGCTGATCGCCAAAAAGCCCGAGATCGTCTTCATGCCCGCCTACTTCGCCGAAGGCGCCATCATCATGAAGCAGGCCCGCGAGCTGGGCGCCACCTTCCGCCTGATGGGCGCTGACGCCATGGACAACCCCGACACCGTGAAGCTGGCCGGCAAGGCTGCGGAAGGCTTCCTGCACACCACCTTCCCCTATGATGCCAAGATGCCCAACATGAGCGCCGAAGCCAAGAAGTTCACCGAAGCCTGGAACAAGGCCTATCCCGAAAAGGAAACCAACGTGAACGGCGCCCTGGGCTACAACTGCCTGTTCCTGATCGTTGACGCCATCAAGCGCGGCAACTCCGCTGATCCCGCTGCCATCACCAAGGCCCTGGCCCAGACCAAGGACCTGGTGACCCCGCTGGGCACCCTGACCATCAATGCCAGCCACGATGCCGAAATGCCCGTGGGCATCATCGAGTACAAGGACGGCAAGCGCGTTTACCTGACCGAAGTCACTCCCAAGTAA
- a CDS encoding ABC transporter ATP-binding protein, whose protein sequence is MSESKVRPILTAENVTMRFGGVTAVSDLSLKVDEGSIVGVIGPNGAGKTTVFNVLSGFYTPQEGDVRFAGRSIRGRKPFEICRMGMARTFQNIRLSPHMSVLENVMVGCHVRRRCPWWMAPLGLPVYYREEQAIRDKARDLVEHLHLAEYMDEKAGSLPYGAQRRLEIARALATEPRLLLLDEPAAGMNPQESIELMHFIQAIRDHFDLTILLIEHDMKVVMGVCRYIWVMEYGALIAHGDPDAIRSNPEVIRAYLGEDVV, encoded by the coding sequence ATGAGTGAAAGCAAAGTCCGGCCCATCCTGACGGCCGAAAACGTGACCATGCGCTTTGGCGGCGTGACGGCCGTCAGCGACCTTTCCCTGAAGGTGGACGAAGGCAGCATCGTGGGCGTCATCGGCCCCAACGGTGCGGGCAAGACCACCGTGTTCAACGTGCTGAGCGGCTTCTACACGCCGCAGGAAGGCGACGTGCGCTTTGCGGGCAGGAGCATCCGCGGCCGCAAGCCGTTCGAGATCTGCCGCATGGGCATGGCCCGCACCTTCCAGAACATCCGCCTTTCGCCGCACATGAGCGTGCTGGAGAACGTGATGGTGGGCTGCCATGTGCGCCGCCGCTGCCCCTGGTGGATGGCCCCGCTGGGCCTGCCCGTATATTACAGGGAAGAGCAGGCCATCCGGGACAAGGCCCGTGACCTGGTGGAGCATCTGCACCTGGCCGAATACATGGACGAGAAGGCGGGCAGCCTGCCCTACGGGGCACAGCGCCGTCTGGAGATAGCCCGTGCCCTGGCCACGGAGCCGCGTCTGCTCCTGCTGGACGAACCCGCCGCCGGCATGAACCCGCAGGAAAGTATCGAGCTCATGCATTTCATCCAGGCCATCCGGGACCACTTCGACCTGACCATCCTGCTCATCGAGCACGACATGAAGGTGGTCATGGGGGTGTGCCGGTACATCTGGGTGATGGAATACGGTGCGCTTATCGCACACGGCGACCCGGACGCCATTCGCAGCAATCCCGAGGTCATCCGGGCCTATCTGGGCGAGGACGTGGTGTAA
- a CDS encoding M16 family metallopeptidase codes for MLRIFRHALPILLLGILLLPQLAAAAPQAAPANPSTLGNDTMLVRLKNGLTVYIIRDSRFPLVCTRLYVGTGSANETAGQAGISHVLEHMVFKGTEKRPKGQVARDVESLGGYLNAATSFDKTWYITDMPARHWKTGMDVVKDMAFHPSLDPAELEAEKDVIVSELKGGDDTPTRRLFEDLQVAGLAHTVYGRPIIGFEKTIRAVTADDLRAYIRTWYQPQNMMLLVAGDIDPKAVLAYAEELFGDLKNDTVLPAPAPVQLEGAAGGPRVEVTRGPWNKVYLGIALPAPALGDQRSIDLDVLAYALGGDGTSQFYRKYRYEKQLVDSISVGNMSLNRAGLFYMVAQLDADKVEPFWQEFTRDLAALDAGKITPDVIERARFNYEDGMDRAGETLDGLTSWKATVQFELGGPQGEANVRHALAAVDGARLRQAQDLWLRPDQVRVRVLAPEKAQLPDLDAILQRNWPAPAVERQKAATAVEKAGKREIVDLGQGRTVILQPDRTIPYVSLEILRPGGNALLKPADQGLAQLTAATLTDGCGTRDLDAMERFVAERAASLSASAGVQSFTVSLTGPARFNADYFALLGDLLHKPTFAEKDVRRQADTLKAALVRRQDNPMSFMGSRINGFLFPGGQPYGFDGLGTAENQDRFGPGDVQAFWKQQNAQPWILSVAGDFDREKVLAFARSLPVPTAPAVEVPQPAWGADKRLPLSLPGRQQAHLLLAFHAVPLDHPDAPALMLLESVLSGQSGLLFNKLRDEQGLGYTVTAFYRSLPEAGFMAFYIGTTPRNLDVARQGFSAIIKDIKTELLPAGLLAKGLNRMEGSYYRGRQSLGARADEAAGERLLGQPQDFQKLLLEKAAKVTPEQLRDVARKYLLVDNMYEVTLLP; via the coding sequence ATGCTGCGCATTTTTCGCCATGCATTGCCCATCCTTCTGCTGGGGATCCTGCTGCTGCCGCAGCTCGCCGCTGCCGCGCCGCAGGCCGCCCCGGCCAATCCTTCAACCCTTGGTAACGACACCATGCTCGTCCGTCTCAAGAACGGCCTGACGGTCTACATCATCCGGGACAGCCGCTTCCCGCTGGTCTGCACGCGCCTCTATGTGGGCACGGGTTCCGCCAACGAGACCGCCGGGCAGGCGGGCATCAGCCATGTGCTGGAGCATATGGTCTTCAAGGGAACGGAAAAGCGTCCCAAGGGGCAGGTGGCCCGGGATGTGGAATCCCTGGGCGGTTACCTCAACGCGGCCACCAGCTTCGACAAGACCTGGTACATCACCGACATGCCCGCCAGGCACTGGAAGACGGGCATGGACGTGGTCAAGGACATGGCCTTCCATCCCTCGCTGGATCCGGCCGAGCTGGAGGCGGAAAAGGACGTCATCGTTTCCGAGCTCAAGGGCGGTGACGACACGCCCACCCGCCGCCTGTTCGAGGACCTGCAGGTGGCCGGTCTGGCCCATACGGTCTACGGACGTCCCATCATCGGCTTTGAAAAGACCATCCGCGCCGTGACCGCGGACGATCTGCGGGCCTATATCCGCACCTGGTACCAGCCCCAGAACATGATGCTGCTGGTGGCCGGCGACATCGATCCCAAGGCCGTGCTGGCCTACGCCGAAGAGCTGTTCGGCGACCTGAAGAACGACACCGTCCTGCCCGCGCCCGCACCCGTGCAGCTGGAAGGCGCCGCGGGCGGTCCCCGCGTCGAGGTGACGCGCGGGCCGTGGAACAAGGTCTATCTGGGCATCGCCCTGCCTGCCCCCGCCCTGGGCGACCAGCGCTCCATCGACCTGGACGTGCTGGCCTACGCGCTGGGCGGTGACGGCACCTCGCAGTTCTACCGCAAGTACCGTTACGAGAAGCAGCTGGTGGACAGCATCAGCGTGGGCAACATGAGCCTCAACCGTGCCGGCCTGTTCTACATGGTCGCCCAGCTGGATGCGGACAAGGTGGAGCCCTTCTGGCAGGAGTTCACCCGCGACCTGGCCGCGCTAGACGCCGGCAAGATCACGCCCGACGTCATCGAGCGGGCCCGCTTCAACTATGAGGACGGCATGGACCGCGCCGGCGAGACCCTGGACGGCCTTACCTCGTGGAAGGCCACGGTGCAGTTCGAGCTGGGCGGGCCGCAGGGCGAAGCCAATGTGCGGCATGCGCTGGCCGCTGTGGACGGCGCGCGCCTGCGCCAGGCCCAGGACCTCTGGCTGCGCCCCGACCAGGTGCGCGTGCGCGTGCTGGCCCCCGAAAAGGCCCAGCTGCCCGATCTGGACGCCATCTTGCAGCGCAACTGGCCCGCGCCTGCGGTGGAGCGGCAGAAGGCCGCTACCGCCGTGGAAAAGGCGGGCAAGCGCGAGATCGTCGATCTGGGGCAGGGCCGTACCGTGATCCTGCAGCCGGACCGCACCATCCCCTATGTGTCGCTGGAGATCCTGCGCCCCGGCGGCAACGCGCTGCTCAAGCCGGCCGACCAGGGCCTGGCCCAGCTCACGGCCGCCACCCTGACCGACGGTTGCGGCACGCGTGACCTGGACGCCATGGAACGCTTCGTGGCCGAACGCGCCGCCTCCCTGAGTGCCTCGGCGGGCGTGCAGAGCTTCACTGTTTCCCTGACGGGCCCGGCCCGCTTCAATGCCGATTACTTCGCCCTGCTGGGCGACCTGCTGCACAAGCCCACCTTTGCCGAAAAGGACGTGCGCCGCCAGGCCGATACGCTGAAGGCGGCCCTGGTGCGCCGTCAGGACAACCCCATGAGCTTCATGGGCTCCAGGATCAACGGCTTCCTCTTCCCCGGCGGCCAGCCTTACGGCTTCGACGGCCTGGGCACGGCGGAGAACCAGGACCGTTTCGGCCCCGGGGATGTACAGGCCTTCTGGAAGCAGCAGAATGCCCAGCCGTGGATCCTTTCCGTGGCCGGGGACTTTGACCGGGAAAAGGTGCTGGCTTTTGCCCGCAGCCTGCCCGTGCCCACCGCGCCTGCCGTGGAAGTGCCCCAGCCGGCCTGGGGCGCCGACAAGCGTCTGCCCCTGTCCCTGCCCGGCCGCCAGCAGGCCCATCTGCTGCTGGCCTTCCATGCCGTGCCGCTGGACCATCCCGACGCTCCGGCGCTCATGCTGCTGGAATCCGTGCTTTCCGGCCAGAGCGGCCTGCTGTTCAACAAGTTGCGTGACGAGCAGGGCCTGGGCTACACGGTGACGGCCTTTTACCGCAGCCTGCCCGAAGCCGGTTTCATGGCTTTTTATATCGGGACCACGCCCCGCAATCTGGATGTGGCCCGGCAGGGCTTCAGCGCCATCATCAAGGACATCAAGACCGAGCTGCTGCCTGCCGGGCTGCTGGCCAAGGGCCTGAACCGCATGGAAGGCAGCTATTATCGTGGCCGCCAGAGCCTGGGAGCGCGGGCCGACGAGGCCGCGGGCGAGCGTTTGCTGGGCCAGCCCCAGGACTTCCAGAAGCTTTTGCTGGAAAAGGCCGCCAAGGTGACGCCGGAACAGCTGCGTGATGTCGCCCGCAAGTATCTGCTGGTGGACAATATGTACGAAGTGACCCTGCTGCCCTAG
- a CDS encoding branched-chain amino acid ABC transporter permease: MRFDRTTLLNIALIVIFGLALTQAEAYMGDYQIYILKLIFINAILALSLNLIYGFTGLFSLGHAGFMAIGAYVGALCTLLPEQKEIMWILDPIIWPFSVLHTPFWVAVIAGGLVAMIFAFIIAVPVLRLGDDYLGIATLGFAEIIRVVIVNATSITNGSLGIKGIPGEATLLTCYIWTVITLIVLARLIFSNFGNVLRCIRDNEIAAGVMGINVFRYKVLSFCVGAFFAGVGGALLGSHLSTIDPKMFNFLLTFNVLMFVVAGGLGSLTGSLLGATIVTILLEWLRAIEEPMDFGLFEIPGIPGMRMVVFSLILLGIILFRREGIMGTRELTWKTLFSLGRRKA, from the coding sequence ATGCGCTTCGATCGAACGACCCTGCTCAATATCGCGCTTATCGTCATCTTCGGTCTGGCCCTGACCCAGGCCGAGGCCTATATGGGCGACTACCAGATCTACATCCTCAAGCTGATCTTCATCAACGCCATCCTGGCCCTGTCGCTCAACCTGATCTACGGCTTCACCGGCCTCTTCTCGCTGGGCCATGCCGGTTTCATGGCCATCGGCGCCTATGTGGGCGCCCTGTGCACCCTGCTGCCGGAACAGAAAGAGATCATGTGGATCCTGGACCCCATCATCTGGCCCTTTTCGGTGCTGCACACGCCCTTCTGGGTGGCGGTCATCGCCGGCGGCCTGGTGGCCATGATCTTCGCCTTCATCATCGCCGTGCCCGTGCTGCGGCTGGGGGACGACTACCTGGGCATCGCCACCCTGGGCTTTGCCGAGATCATCCGCGTGGTCATCGTCAACGCCACGTCCATCACCAACGGTTCCCTGGGCATCAAGGGCATCCCCGGTGAGGCGACCCTGCTGACCTGCTACATCTGGACGGTCATCACCCTGATCGTCCTGGCACGGCTCATATTCAGCAATTTCGGCAATGTGCTGCGCTGCATACGCGATAACGAGATCGCCGCGGGCGTCATGGGCATCAACGTGTTCCGCTACAAAGTGCTCTCCTTCTGCGTGGGCGCCTTCTTCGCGGGCGTGGGCGGCGCGCTGCTGGGCAGCCATCTGTCCACCATCGACCCCAAGATGTTCAACTTCCTGCTGACCTTCAACGTGCTGATGTTCGTGGTGGCCGGCGGTCTGGGCTCGCTGACCGGCAGCCTGCTGGGCGCCACCATCGTCACCATCCTGCTGGAATGGCTGCGCGCCATCGAGGAGCCCATGGACTTCGGCCTGTTCGAGATCCCGGGCATCCCCGGCATGCGCATGGTGGTCTTCTCGCTCATCCTGCTGGGCATCATCCTGTTCCGGCGCGAGGGCATCATGGGCACCCGTGAGCTTACCTGGAAAACCCTCTTTTCGCTGGGGAGGCGCAAGGCATGA